Proteins from a genomic interval of Pseudophryne corroboree isolate aPseCor3 chromosome 4, aPseCor3.hap2, whole genome shotgun sequence:
- the LOC134911378 gene encoding uncharacterized protein LOC134911378, which produces MPQDTQQETDLQQTFTLHLQAIDNNQPTASAVITPPPQTSPTPQLSPTPPQPQMGPEFWDSWATQQAQNHACLRTHSQYLASLPHYLPRLSRNSSRLIVQLGRVANTMEQMRADNSQLIASFQRIIDEQHRHQQALIQIIQNNQFITESLSRIISNNTAATTQLTASLNNLSQNINVLASQQQGSSSGTTTPSQTPVTSPVRRSTAQCAITILCSQLKNH; this is translated from the coding sequence atgccccaggatacccagcaggaaactgacttgcagcaaacgttcacactccacctgcaagcaatTGATAATAACCAGCCAACCGCATCAGCTGTCATAActccaccaccccaaacatcccccacaccccaattgagcccaacaccacctcagccacaaatgggaccagagttttgggacagttgggccacacaacaggcacaaaaccaTGCCTGTCTGCGcacacacagccaatatcttgccagtctgccccattatctacctagactcagtagaaactcaagcagactgattgtgcaacttggcagagtggccaatacgatggagcagatgagagcagacaacagccaacttATAGCAAGTTTTCAGCGCATAATAGATgaacaacaccgccatcaacaagccctcattcaaataaTTCAAAACAATCAGTTTATTACCGAAagcctgtccagaatcatctccaacaacacagccgcaaccacacaactcacagcaagcctcaacaacctgagccaaaacataaatgtgttggcatcccagcaacaaggctcaagctcagggacaaccacacctagccagaccccagttacctccccagttagacgatccaCGGCCCAATGTGCCATCACAATCCTCTGCAGCCAGCTAAAAAACCACTAG